One window of Kosakonia cowanii JCM 10956 = DSM 18146 genomic DNA carries:
- the kefF gene encoding glutathione-regulated potassium-efflux system oxidoreductase KefF encodes MILIIYAHPYPQHSHANKQMLEQVGTMDEVEIRSLYDLYPDFNIDIAAEQQALARADLIIWQHPMQWYSVTPLLKLWIDKVLAHGWAYGHGGTALRGKSIMWAVTTGGGEHHFDLGEHPGFEVLAQPLQATALYCGLTWLPPFAIHRTFVCDDETLQAQARQYKQRLQTWLEVQRG; translated from the coding sequence ATGATCCTTATTATTTACGCCCACCCCTATCCGCAACACTCCCATGCTAATAAGCAGATGCTTGAGCAGGTCGGGACAATGGATGAGGTGGAGATCCGCTCCCTTTACGACCTCTATCCCGATTTCAATATCGACATTGCCGCCGAGCAGCAGGCGTTGGCGCGTGCCGATCTCATCATCTGGCAGCACCCGATGCAGTGGTATAGCGTCACGCCGTTACTCAAACTCTGGATCGATAAAGTGCTGGCTCACGGCTGGGCATATGGTCACGGCGGCACCGCATTGCGTGGCAAAAGCATTATGTGGGCGGTGACCACCGGCGGCGGCGAGCACCATTTTGATCTGGGTGAGCACCCTGGTTTTGAAGTGCTGGCTCAGCCTTTGCAGGCCACGGCGCTTTATTGCGGGCTAACCTGGCTGCCGCCTTTTGCCATTCACCGCACTTTTGTCTGCGATGACGAAACCCTGCAGGCGCAGGCACGGCAATATAAACAGCGTTTGCAGACATGGCTGGAGGTGCAGCGTGGATAG
- a CDS encoding YgdI/YgdR family lipoprotein, whose product MKTKLLLTSVMTAAALFTVAGCSSNQAVETTDGKTIVTDGKPQVDKDTGMVSIKNAETGKTQQINRDQVKGMSELNN is encoded by the coding sequence ATGAAAACTAAACTTCTGCTCACATCCGTAATGACTGCCGCTGCGCTGTTCACCGTTGCTGGTTGTTCTTCAAACCAGGCTGTAGAGACGACCGATGGCAAAACTATCGTTACCGACGGCAAGCCGCAGGTAGACAAAGATACCGGCATGGTCTCCATTAAAAATGCCGAAACCGGCAAAACGCAGCAGATCAACCGTGACCAGGTTAAAGGGATGAGCGAGCTGAATAACTAA
- the carB gene encoding carbamoyl-phosphate synthase large subunit has product MPKRTDLKSILILGAGPIVIGQACEFDYSGAQACKALREEGYRVILVNSNPATIMTDPEMADATYIEPIHWEVVRKIIEKERPDAVLPTMGGQTALNCALELERQGVLEEFGVTMIGATADAIDKAEDRRRFDIAMKKIGLDTARSGIAHTMDEALAVAADVGYPCIIRPSFTMGGTGGGIAYNREEFEEICARGLDLSPTKELLIDESLIGWKEYEMEVVRDKNENCIIVCSIENFDAMGIHTGDSITVAPAQTLTDKEYQIMRNASMAVLREIGVETGGSNVQFAVNPKNGRLIVIEMNPRVSRSSALASKATGFPIAKVAAKLAVGYTLDELMNDITGGRTPASFEPSIDYVVTKIPRFNFEKFVGANDRLTTQMKSVGEVMAIGRTQQESLQKALRGLEVGATGFDPKVSLEDPEALTKIRRELKDAGADRIWYIADAFRAGLSVDGVFNLTNIDRWFLVQIEELVRLEEQVAAQGINGLNADFLRQLKRKGFADARLATLVGVREAEIRKLRDQYNLHPVYKRVDTCAAEFATDTAYMYSTYEEECEANPNQDREKIMVLGGGPNRIGQGIEFDYCCVHASLALREDGYETIMVNCNPETVSTDYDTSDRLYFEPVTLEDVLEIVRIEKPKGVIVQYGGQTPLKLARELEAAGVPIIGTSPDAIDRAEDRERFQQAVERLKLLQPANATVTALEQAVEKAKEITYPLVVRPSYVLGGRAMEIVYDEVDLRRYFMTAVSVSNDAPVLLDKFLDDAVEVDVDAICDGESVLIGGIMEHIEQAGVHSGDSACSLPAYTLSQEIQDVMRQQVQKLAFELQVRGLMNVQFAVKDNDVYLIEVNPRAARTVPFVSKATGVPLAKVAARVMTGQTLAAQGHTSEIIPPYYSVKEVVLPFNKFPGVDPLLGPEMRSTGEVMGVGRTFAEAFAKAQLGSNSTMQKRGRALLSVREGDKERVVDLAAKLLKQGFELDATHGTAIVLGEAGINPRLVNKVHEGRPHIQDRIKNGEYTYIINTTAGRQAIEDSKLIRRSALQYKVHYDTTLNGGFATAMALNADATEKVTSVQEMHAQISK; this is encoded by the coding sequence ATGCCAAAACGTACAGACCTAAAAAGCATCCTGATCCTTGGCGCTGGCCCGATTGTTATCGGCCAGGCGTGTGAATTCGACTACTCCGGCGCGCAGGCGTGTAAAGCGCTGCGCGAAGAGGGTTACCGCGTAATCCTGGTGAACTCCAACCCGGCAACCATCATGACCGACCCGGAAATGGCGGACGCCACTTATATCGAGCCAATCCACTGGGAAGTGGTGCGCAAGATCATCGAAAAAGAGCGCCCGGACGCAGTGCTGCCGACGATGGGCGGCCAGACCGCGCTCAACTGCGCGCTGGAGCTTGAACGTCAGGGCGTGCTGGAAGAGTTCGGCGTGACGATGATTGGTGCTACCGCAGATGCGATTGATAAAGCGGAAGATCGCCGCCGTTTCGATATCGCGATGAAGAAAATCGGCCTCGATACCGCGCGTTCCGGCATTGCGCACACCATGGACGAAGCGCTGGCCGTAGCGGCTGACGTCGGCTACCCGTGCATTATCCGCCCCTCCTTTACCATGGGTGGTACCGGTGGCGGCATCGCCTATAACCGCGAAGAGTTTGAAGAGATTTGCGCCCGCGGCCTCGACCTCTCTCCGACCAAAGAGCTGCTGATTGATGAGTCGCTGATTGGCTGGAAAGAGTATGAGATGGAGGTGGTGCGCGATAAGAATGAAAACTGCATCATCGTCTGCTCGATTGAAAACTTCGACGCCATGGGCATTCATACCGGTGACTCCATCACGGTGGCCCCGGCGCAGACCCTGACCGACAAAGAGTACCAAATCATGCGTAACGCCTCGATGGCGGTACTGCGTGAAATCGGTGTGGAGACCGGCGGCTCCAACGTGCAGTTCGCGGTTAACCCGAAAAACGGTCGTCTGATTGTTATCGAGATGAACCCGCGCGTGTCACGCTCTTCAGCGCTGGCCTCAAAAGCGACCGGCTTCCCGATTGCCAAAGTGGCGGCGAAACTGGCGGTAGGTTACACGCTGGATGAGCTGATGAACGATATCACCGGCGGGCGTACCCCGGCGTCGTTCGAACCCTCTATCGACTATGTCGTCACCAAAATCCCGCGCTTCAACTTCGAAAAATTTGTCGGTGCTAATGACCGCCTGACCACGCAGATGAAATCCGTTGGTGAAGTGATGGCGATTGGCCGCACCCAGCAGGAGTCGCTGCAAAAAGCGCTGCGCGGCCTCGAAGTGGGCGCCACCGGCTTCGACCCGAAAGTAAGCCTTGAGGATCCGGAAGCGCTGACCAAAATCCGCCGCGAGCTGAAAGATGCGGGCGCTGATCGTATCTGGTACATCGCTGACGCTTTCCGCGCTGGTCTTTCCGTCGATGGCGTCTTCAACCTGACCAATATCGACCGCTGGTTCCTGGTGCAGATTGAGGAGCTGGTGCGTCTGGAAGAGCAGGTTGCCGCGCAGGGCATTAACGGCCTGAACGCCGATTTCCTGCGCCAGCTGAAACGCAAAGGCTTCGCCGATGCGCGTCTGGCGACGCTGGTTGGCGTGCGCGAAGCGGAGATCCGCAAGCTGCGTGACCAGTACAACCTGCACCCGGTCTACAAACGCGTTGATACCTGCGCCGCGGAATTCGCTACCGATACCGCGTATATGTACTCCACTTATGAAGAGGAGTGCGAAGCGAACCCGAACCAGGATCGCGAAAAAATCATGGTGCTCGGCGGTGGTCCAAACCGTATCGGCCAGGGTATCGAGTTTGACTACTGCTGCGTCCACGCCTCGCTGGCGCTGCGCGAAGATGGTTACGAGACCATTATGGTCAACTGTAACCCGGAGACCGTCTCCACCGATTACGACACCTCTGACCGCCTCTACTTCGAGCCGGTAACGCTGGAAGATGTGTTGGAAATCGTGCGCATCGAGAAGCCGAAGGGCGTGATTGTTCAGTACGGTGGCCAGACGCCGCTGAAACTGGCGCGCGAACTGGAAGCAGCGGGCGTACCGATTATCGGCACCAGCCCGGACGCGATTGACCGCGCAGAAGACCGCGAACGTTTCCAGCAGGCGGTAGAGCGCCTGAAGCTGCTGCAACCGGCTAACGCCACCGTTACGGCGCTGGAGCAGGCGGTTGAGAAAGCCAAAGAGATCACCTATCCGCTGGTGGTGCGTCCCTCCTATGTGTTGGGCGGCCGCGCAATGGAGATTGTCTACGACGAAGTTGACCTGCGTCGCTACTTTATGACCGCAGTCAGCGTCTCGAACGATGCGCCGGTGCTGCTGGATAAATTCCTTGATGACGCAGTAGAAGTGGACGTCGACGCGATTTGCGACGGCGAAAGCGTGCTGATTGGCGGCATCATGGAGCATATCGAGCAGGCAGGGGTGCACTCCGGTGACTCCGCGTGTTCGCTGCCGGCCTATACGCTCAGCCAGGAGATTCAGGATGTGATGCGCCAGCAGGTGCAGAAACTGGCGTTTGAATTGCAGGTGCGCGGTCTGATGAACGTGCAGTTCGCAGTAAAAGATAACGACGTCTACCTGATTGAAGTGAACCCGCGCGCGGCGCGTACCGTACCGTTTGTCTCAAAAGCGACGGGTGTTCCGCTGGCGAAAGTGGCGGCGCGCGTGATGACCGGCCAGACCCTGGCTGCGCAGGGACACACCAGCGAAATTATCCCGCCGTACTACTCGGTGAAAGAGGTGGTGCTGCCGTTCAACAAATTCCCGGGCGTTGACCCACTGTTAGGGCCGGAAATGCGCTCGACCGGGGAAGTGATGGGCGTCGGTCGCACCTTTGCTGAAGCGTTTGCCAAAGCGCAGCTCGGCAGCAACTCCACCATGCAGAAGCGTGGCCGTGCGCTGCTGTCAGTGCGTGAAGGGGATAAAGAGCGCGTTGTTGACCTTGCCGCCAAGCTGCTGAAGCAGGGCTTTGAGCTGGATGCCACCCACGGCACAGCGATTGTGCTCGGCGAAGCAGGCATCAACCCGCGTCTGGTGAATAAGGTGCATGAAGGGCGTCCGCACATTCAGGACCGTATTAAGAATGGCGAATATACCTACATCATCAACACCACCGCAGGCCGCCAGGCGATTGAGGATTCAAAACTGATTCGCCGCAGCGCGCTGCAGTACAAGGTGCATTACGACACCACCCTGAACGGCGGCTTCGCCACCGCGATGGCGCTGAATGCCGACGCCACCGAGAAGGTGACCTCCGTGCAGGAGATGCACGCGCAGATCAGCAAGTAA
- the carA gene encoding glutamine-hydrolyzing carbamoyl-phosphate synthase small subunit, with the protein MIKSALLVLEDGTQFYGRAIGATGTAVGEVVFNTSMTGYQEILTDPSYSRQIVTLTYPHIGNVGTNAADEESSQVHAQGLVIRDLPLIASNYRSTEDLSSYLKRHNIVAIADIDTRKLTRLLREKGAQNGCIIAGENLDETVALEKAKAFPGLNGMDLAKEVTTQESYSWTQGSWTLADELPEAKQESELPYHVVAYDYGAKRNILRMLVDRGCRLTVVPAQTPAAEVLKMNPDGIFLSNGPGDPAPCDYAIDAIKAFLETDIPVFGICLGHQLLALASGAKTVKMKFGHHGGNHPVKDIDNNTVMITAQNHGFAVDEASMPANLRVTHKSLFDGTLQGIHRTDKPAFSFQGHPEASPGPHDAAPLFDHFIELIEQYRHTAK; encoded by the coding sequence TTGATTAAGTCAGCGCTATTGGTTCTGGAAGACGGAACCCAGTTTTACGGTCGGGCCATAGGGGCAACAGGCACGGCGGTTGGGGAAGTCGTTTTCAATACTTCAATGACCGGTTATCAAGAAATCCTCACTGATCCTTCCTATTCCCGCCAAATCGTCACTCTTACTTATCCTCATATTGGCAATGTCGGCACCAACGCGGCTGACGAAGAGTCCTCTCAGGTGCATGCGCAAGGTCTGGTAATTCGCGACCTGCCGCTGATCGCCAGCAACTACCGCAGCACTGAAGATCTCTCTTCCTACCTGAAACGCCATAACATCGTGGCGATTGCCGATATCGATACCCGCAAGCTGACCCGCCTGCTGCGCGAAAAAGGCGCACAGAACGGCTGCATTATCGCGGGCGAAAACCTCGACGAGACCGTGGCGCTGGAGAAAGCGAAAGCCTTCCCGGGGCTGAACGGGATGGATCTGGCGAAAGAGGTGACGACTCAGGAGAGCTATAGCTGGACGCAGGGCAGCTGGACGCTTGCGGACGAGTTGCCGGAAGCGAAACAAGAGAGCGAACTGCCTTACCACGTTGTGGCCTACGATTACGGCGCAAAACGCAACATTCTGCGCATGCTGGTGGATCGCGGCTGCCGCCTGACGGTAGTCCCGGCGCAAACCCCGGCCGCAGAAGTGTTGAAAATGAATCCGGACGGTATCTTCCTCTCTAACGGCCCCGGCGACCCGGCACCGTGCGATTACGCTATCGACGCGATTAAAGCTTTCCTGGAAACCGACATCCCGGTGTTCGGCATCTGCCTCGGACACCAGCTGCTGGCGCTGGCGAGCGGTGCAAAAACCGTGAAGATGAAGTTTGGTCACCACGGCGGCAACCACCCGGTAAAAGATATCGACAACAATACGGTAATGATCACCGCGCAGAACCACGGTTTTGCCGTTGACGAGGCGTCGATGCCTGCCAACCTGCGCGTCACGCACAAATCGCTGTTCGACGGCACGCTGCAGGGCATTCACCGCACCGATAAGCCTGCCTTCAGCTTCCAGGGTCACCCGGAAGCCAGCCCTGGCCCGCACGACGCCGCGCCGCTGTTTGACCACTTTATTGAATTGATTGAGCAGTATCGTCATACCGCCAAATAA
- the dapB gene encoding 4-hydroxy-tetrahydrodipicolinate reductase: MHDAAIRVAIAGAGGRMGRQLIQAALAMEGVALGAALEREGSSLLGSDAGELAGAGKSGVTVQSSLEAVKDDFDVFIDFTRPEGTLYHLAFCRQHHKAMVIGTTGFDDAGKQAISDAAQEIAIVFAANFSVGVNVMLKLLEKAAKVMGDYTDIEIIEAHHRHKVDAPSGTALAMGEAIASSLNKELKECAVYSREGHTGERVPGTIGFATVRAGDIVGEHTAMFADIGERVEITHKASSRMTFANGAVRSASWLKDKENGLFDMRDVLNLNNL; the protein is encoded by the coding sequence ATGCATGATGCAGCAATCCGCGTAGCCATCGCGGGCGCTGGCGGTCGTATGGGCCGACAGCTGATTCAGGCGGCGCTGGCTATGGAGGGCGTGGCCCTTGGTGCAGCGCTGGAGCGGGAAGGTTCATCTCTGCTGGGAAGCGATGCGGGCGAACTCGCAGGCGCGGGTAAAAGCGGCGTCACGGTGCAGAGCAGCCTTGAGGCAGTGAAAGATGATTTCGATGTCTTTATCGATTTCACCCGCCCGGAAGGGACGCTGTACCATCTCGCCTTTTGCCGTCAGCACCATAAAGCCATGGTGATCGGGACTACCGGTTTTGATGACGCGGGCAAGCAGGCCATCAGCGACGCGGCGCAGGAGATTGCCATCGTCTTTGCCGCCAACTTTAGCGTTGGCGTAAACGTCATGCTGAAGCTGCTGGAGAAGGCGGCGAAGGTGATGGGCGACTACACCGACATTGAAATTATCGAAGCCCACCACCGTCATAAAGTGGATGCCCCGTCAGGCACGGCGCTGGCGATGGGTGAAGCGATCGCCAGCTCACTGAATAAAGAGTTAAAAGAGTGCGCGGTTTATTCGCGTGAAGGCCATACCGGTGAGCGGGTTCCCGGCACCATTGGCTTTGCTACGGTTCGCGCCGGGGATATCGTCGGCGAACATACGGCGATGTTCGCCGATATTGGCGAACGTGTCGAGATTACGCATAAAGCGTCAAGCCGCATGACCTTCGCTAATGGCGCGGTGCGTTCCGCTTCATGGCTTAAAGATAAAGAAAACGGTCTTTTTGATATGCGTGATGTCCTCAATCTCAACAATCTGTAA
- the rihC gene encoding ribonucleoside hydrolase RihC, which translates to MGLPIILDTDPGIDDAVAIAAALFAPECDLKLITTVAGNVSLEKTTRNALQLLHFWNADVPLAQGAATPLLRPLYNAADVHGESGLDGYDFIEHARQPMAIPAFQAIRDMLLASPEPITLVTIGPLTNIALLFTHYPECQFNIRRLVMMGGSAGRGNFTPSAEFNIAVDPDAAARVFASGLDIVMCGLDVTNHATLAPAFLATLPTLNRTGKMLHALFSHYRSGSMATGQRMHDLCAIAYLVRPDLFTLKPCFVAVETQGQFTTGATVVDIDSKLGLPANAQVALDMDVEGFRTWFAGVLALAP; encoded by the coding sequence ATGGGTCTGCCAATCATTCTCGACACCGATCCCGGTATTGACGACGCCGTGGCGATTGCCGCCGCGCTGTTCGCACCCGAGTGCGATCTGAAACTGATCACCACCGTTGCCGGTAATGTTTCGCTGGAGAAAACCACCCGCAACGCGCTGCAACTGCTTCACTTCTGGAACGCGGATGTCCCGCTGGCGCAGGGAGCCGCCACGCCTTTGCTGCGCCCGCTTTATAACGCGGCAGATGTGCATGGCGAATCGGGGCTGGATGGCTACGACTTTATCGAACACGCACGTCAGCCGATGGCGATCCCGGCCTTTCAGGCGATCCGCGACATGCTGCTGGCCTCGCCTGAACCCATTACACTTGTGACCATCGGCCCGCTGACCAATATCGCGCTGCTGTTTACCCACTACCCGGAGTGCCAGTTCAACATCCGTCGGCTGGTGATGATGGGCGGCTCCGCCGGGCGCGGTAACTTTACGCCGAGCGCCGAATTTAATATCGCCGTCGATCCCGACGCCGCGGCGCGCGTTTTTGCCAGCGGGCTGGATATCGTCATGTGCGGCCTGGATGTCACCAACCACGCGACCCTTGCGCCCGCCTTTCTGGCAACGCTTCCCACCCTGAACCGCACCGGCAAAATGTTGCATGCGCTTTTCAGCCACTACCGCAGCGGCAGCATGGCGACCGGTCAGCGCATGCACGATCTCTGCGCTATCGCTTACCTGGTCCGCCCGGATCTCTTTACCCTCAAACCCTGCTTTGTGGCGGTTGAGACGCAGGGGCAGTTCACCACGGGTGCGACGGTGGTGGATATCGACAGCAAGCTGGGGCTACCCGCCAATGCGCAGGTAGCGCTGGATATGGATGTTGAAGGCTTTCGTACATGGTTCGCCGGGGTGCTGGCGCTGGCACCTTAA
- the ispH gene encoding 4-hydroxy-3-methylbut-2-enyl diphosphate reductase, with protein MQILLANPRGFCAGVDRAISIVENALAIYGAPIYVRHEVVHNRYVVDSLRERGAIFIEQISEVPDGAILIFSAHGVSQAVRNEAKSRDLTVFDATCPLVTKVHMEVARASRRGEEAILIGHAGHPEVEGTMGQYSNPKGGMYLVESPDDVATLEIKDPGKLSFMTQTTLSVDDTSDVIDALRVRFPQIVGPRKDDICYATTNRQEAVRALAEQAEVVLVVGSKNSSNSNRLAELAQRMGKAAYLIDDASDIQERWVQGIACVGVTAGASAPDILVQNVITRLQELGGGEAIPLEGREENIVFEVPKELRVEVREVE; from the coding sequence ATGCAGATCCTGTTGGCTAACCCGCGCGGTTTTTGCGCTGGCGTTGACCGCGCTATCAGCATTGTTGAAAACGCGCTGGCCATCTACGGCGCGCCGATTTATGTGCGTCACGAAGTGGTGCACAACCGCTACGTGGTCGACAGCCTGCGCGAGCGCGGTGCCATCTTTATTGAGCAGATAAGCGAAGTGCCGGACGGCGCGATCCTGATCTTCTCGGCGCACGGCGTTTCACAAGCGGTGCGCAACGAAGCGAAAAGCCGTGATTTAACGGTCTTCGACGCCACCTGTCCGCTGGTCACGAAAGTGCATATGGAAGTGGCACGCGCCAGCCGTCGTGGCGAAGAGGCGATTCTGATTGGACACGCCGGTCACCCGGAAGTGGAAGGCACCATGGGTCAGTACAGCAACCCGAAAGGGGGCATGTACCTGGTTGAGTCGCCGGACGATGTGGCGACGCTTGAGATCAAAGATCCGGGCAAACTCTCCTTCATGACCCAGACCACGCTCTCCGTCGACGATACCTCTGACGTTATTGACGCCCTGCGCGTGCGTTTCCCGCAGATCGTCGGGCCGCGTAAAGATGATATCTGCTACGCCACCACCAACCGTCAGGAAGCGGTGCGCGCACTGGCTGAACAGGCGGAAGTGGTGCTGGTAGTCGGGTCGAAAAACTCCTCCAACTCCAACCGGCTCGCCGAGCTGGCGCAGCGGATGGGCAAAGCGGCCTATCTGATTGATGATGCCTCTGATATCCAGGAGCGCTGGGTTCAGGGTATTGCCTGTGTCGGCGTTACCGCTGGCGCGTCCGCGCCGGATATTCTGGTGCAGAACGTGATTACCCGCCTGCAGGAGCTGGGCGGCGGCGAAGCCATCCCGCTTGAAGGACGCGAAGAGAATATCGTCTTCGAAGTGCCAAAAGAGCTGCGGGTCGAGGTTCGCGAAGTCGAGTAA
- the fkpB gene encoding FKBP-type peptidyl-prolyl cis-trans isomerase, producing the protein MSKSVQSDSAVLVHFTLKLEDGSLAESTRNNGKPALFRLGDGSLSEGLEQHLLGLKAGEKKVFSLEPDAAFGTPSPDLIQYFSRREFMDAGEPEIGAIMLFTAMDGSEMPGVIREINGDSITVDFNHPLAGRTVHFDIDVLEVDPALEETDADPVG; encoded by the coding sequence ATGTCTAAATCCGTACAGAGCGACAGCGCAGTGCTGGTGCACTTCACGCTCAAGCTCGAAGATGGTTCACTTGCCGAATCCACTCGCAACAACGGTAAGCCGGCGCTGTTTCGCCTTGGCGACGGTTCCCTTTCCGAAGGGCTGGAGCAACATCTGCTTGGCCTGAAGGCCGGGGAGAAAAAGGTCTTTTCCCTTGAGCCAGATGCCGCCTTCGGCACGCCGAGCCCGGATCTGATCCAGTACTTCTCGCGCCGTGAATTTATGGACGCCGGCGAGCCTGAAATCGGCGCGATTATGCTCTTTACCGCAATGGATGGCAGCGAAATGCCGGGCGTGATCCGTGAAATCAACGGCGACTCGATTACCGTCGATTTTAACCATCCGCTGGCGGGCAGAACCGTCCACTTTGATATCGATGTGCTGGAAGTCGATCCGGCACTGGAGGAGACAGATGCAGATCCTGTTGGCTAA
- the lspA gene encoding signal peptidase II: MSKPIFSTGLRWLWLVVAVLIIDLGSKHLILQNFALGETVSLFPSLNLHYARNYGAAFSFLADSGGWQRWFFAGIAIGICVVLTVLMYRAKASQKLNNIAYALIIGGALGNLFDRLWHGFVVDMIDFYVGDWHFATFNLADTAICIGAALIVLEGFLPSAAVKKQA; this comes from the coding sequence ATGAGTAAACCGATCTTTTCAACAGGGCTGCGCTGGCTATGGCTGGTCGTGGCGGTGCTGATTATCGATCTGGGCAGTAAACACCTGATCCTCCAGAACTTCGCTCTGGGGGAAACGGTCTCTCTGTTCCCGTCGCTAAACCTGCACTATGCGCGTAACTATGGGGCGGCATTCAGCTTCCTCGCCGACAGTGGCGGCTGGCAACGCTGGTTCTTCGCGGGTATCGCTATCGGTATCTGCGTGGTGCTGACGGTGCTGATGTACCGCGCTAAAGCGTCGCAAAAGCTGAATAACATCGCCTATGCGCTGATTATTGGCGGTGCGCTCGGTAACTTGTTCGACCGTCTGTGGCATGGCTTTGTCGTCGATATGATCGATTTTTATGTGGGCGACTGGCATTTTGCTACCTTTAACCTTGCCGATACCGCAATCTGTATCGGCGCGGCGCTGATCGTGCTGGAAGGGTTTTTACCCTCCGCCGCAGTGAAAAAACAGGCGTAA